The Pseudarthrobacter sp. NS4 genome includes a window with the following:
- a CDS encoding 3-isopropylmalate dehydrogenase, translating into MSASSIDLAVIPGDGIGPEVIAEAVKVLAKAVVAQGVELKQTHYKLGAEHWLATGETLPDEVLADLRTRDAILFGAVGAAPGDTRIPSGIIEREMLLKLRFSLDHYVNLRPSRLYGTVGSPLANPGVIDFIVVREGTEGPYVGNGGTLRAGTPHEVATEVSLNTAHGVERVVRDAFRRASARERKHVTLVHKHNVLVFAGQLWKRTVEAVATEFPDVTHDYLHVDAATIFMVTDPSRFDVIVTDNLFGDILTDLAAAITGGIGLAASGNINMDRTAPSMFEPVHGSAPDIAGQGKADPTAAILSAALLLDHLGYTTAARRIEAAVVADVEKRDGGPRTTSAVGDAIAAGL; encoded by the coding sequence ATGAGCGCATCTTCCATCGATCTGGCAGTTATTCCCGGCGACGGCATTGGCCCCGAGGTGATTGCCGAGGCAGTCAAGGTCCTCGCGAAAGCCGTGGTGGCGCAGGGCGTCGAGCTCAAGCAGACGCACTACAAGCTCGGTGCCGAGCATTGGCTGGCCACCGGGGAGACCCTGCCGGACGAAGTCCTGGCGGACCTGCGGACCCGCGACGCGATCCTGTTCGGTGCAGTAGGTGCAGCCCCGGGAGACACCAGGATCCCCTCCGGCATCATCGAACGCGAGATGCTGCTCAAGCTCCGCTTCAGCCTGGACCACTACGTCAACCTGCGGCCCTCCCGGCTTTACGGAACGGTGGGCAGCCCCCTTGCCAATCCGGGTGTCATCGACTTCATCGTGGTCCGGGAAGGCACCGAAGGCCCCTACGTGGGCAACGGCGGCACCCTGCGTGCCGGCACTCCCCACGAAGTTGCCACCGAAGTGTCACTAAACACGGCCCACGGCGTGGAGCGGGTAGTGCGGGACGCGTTCCGCCGTGCCAGCGCAAGGGAGCGCAAGCACGTCACCCTGGTCCACAAGCACAACGTCCTGGTCTTCGCAGGACAGCTGTGGAAGCGCACGGTGGAGGCCGTGGCCACCGAATTCCCGGACGTCACCCACGACTACCTGCACGTGGACGCCGCCACCATCTTTATGGTCACGGATCCGTCCCGCTTCGATGTGATCGTCACCGACAACCTTTTCGGCGATATCCTCACCGACCTCGCCGCAGCCATCACCGGCGGCATTGGACTGGCAGCTTCAGGGAACATCAACATGGACCGCACAGCGCCCTCCATGTTTGAGCCGGTCCACGGTTCGGCGCCGGACATTGCCGGCCAGGGCAAGGCGGACCCCACAGCCGCCATCCTGTCCGCTGCCCTCCTCCTGGACCACCTCGGCTACACCACGGCGGCCCGCAGGATCGAAGCGGCAGTGGTGGCCGACGTCGAAAAGCGCGACGGCGGCCCCCGCACCACGAGTGCCGTGGGAGATGCCATCGCAGCTGGGCTCTAA